TGGAAGCGAAGCTGGAACTGCTGCTCGGGCTGACTGACTTCGCGCGTGATTGTTTCAACGACTTTTCCAGCCGGATCTATTAGTTGAGCGGTAAGCTGTTTCTGCTGGCATTCCGTGGCTGAAAGATCGGCCAGGATGCGTATCGGAGCATCCTCGAAAGGAGAATAACTGACTGAAGTATTAGTAATTGCCAGATCGGTTGACCGGGCGACATGACCGATGGGGACCGGATAGATGGGGACACTGGATTTCAACTGGCTGGTATCATTTACTGAAATACCATCAGTCAGCACCAGAATTCCCGCGAGGGGTAGTTTCTGGTATCGCTGATTGAGTTCATTGAGGCTGGTTACCAGATTCGAAGACGTTCCCTCAAATTTCAGGTGCGTCAGATCAGAGCGAGCATGGGCATGAGAGTCCAGCGAGTACTTGCGTACGGAAAAATTCTGTTCCAGATCAATCAGCCAGCGGGCTTGAGCTTCTGGTTGCTGTTCATCGGCTGACGCTAGTAACTGTTTCAACTGTTCGCTACGGGGTTTGCCCGTTTTCGGGTCCTGAATGGCGAGACTTTGCGAGTCATCAACCAGGACTGCGAATAAATTCGTGCCGGGGGCCATACGTGTGCCACTCCAGAGTGGCTCCGTCAGAGTGATAGCCAGGATTGCGATCGCCAGTAGTTTCAGCCCGGCAGCCCCCCCTGACAGGGCACGTTGAACTGTCAGCGAACGGTACGCGTAGACCAACAGCCCCAGTCCTGTGATAATGGCTACTGGTACAAAAAGGCTCCAGTCCGGAGCACCAAACTGAATTTCTGCCAGACTGATCATTTTCCGTTCCCTAGTTCTTCATAATAGCGTCGGACCAGGTCTGAGTACTTTTCTGGTACCGGGTCACGGTCAATCGGTGCCAGCGATGTTTGCGCACCTCGTTTACTGATTTCGTTTGACAGAATTGTTTGAATTTCAGCCAGCGGTTCCAGGATTTGTGCATTGATCAAGTCTCCCTCTGGTGCTTTGGAGTGACGTTTAAACTCTGCACGCATACTCTGTGCGCGTTCACGAATTTGAGCGACTCGACTACGTAGTTCGGGATCCCCCACCATTTCTTCCACGTCCCGCATCCGGTCTGACCATTCGCGGAACTGGTTTCCCGTCAAAGGTCCAGGGGTTGGGCTGCCGGGGCCTCCCTGGCCACCACCAGGTCCTCCCTGAGACTGTCCCCGTTGTCCCTTAAGAGATTTGGGAGCGGCTGAATTTTGCGAAGAGTTGGGGGAGTTGGCTTGAGAACCGTTTCCTTTGCCTGCCTGGGCCGAGGTCAGCTGTACTTGCCCCTGCCCTTGTCCCTGACTGGCAGGCTGTCCTGATGAATTGGACTGGCTTTTTCCGGGTTGGCTTTGTCCTGATTGTCCCTGCTGTGGTTGTCCCGATTGAGGCTGACCAGACTTTGACTGTTCGGCTGAGGACGGAATTTGACCTGATTTTCCAGGCATCGGCTGATTCTGTGCCAGGCTGTTCTGGTCTTGTCTACTCTCACCCGGTTTACCTTGCCCCTGTGAACCTGCTGGATTGGGACGTTGACCTGCTGGTTGTGGAGATGGGGAACCAGGTTTTCCCGAACCAGTGCCTGGTGGTTTTTGTTGGGGAGAATTGCTTGCCAGTTGCTGTTCCTGTTGTATTTCAGAAGAGAGCGATTTGAGTGCCTGGCGAGCGCGTTTTAATGATTCCAGATCGTTGCCAAGTACGCTCTCAGAGGCGACCTGAATTCCCTGTTTCATGGTCTCGATGCCGCGTGAAGCACGTTCTTCTGCTTCACGAGCCTGATTACCATTTCCCTCTTTCAGGAAATTGGCCGCATCTTTCAATGCTTCTTCGGGGCGAAAGGGTCTCGTTTTGCGAATTGCGTCATACAGATGTCGTGAGAGCAGCGGCTCTGCCTGTTCCGATTCCTGTACAACCTGCTTCATCTGTTCCATGATTTCTTTGAGGCGGTCTTCCTGTTGTTGCAACTGATCTGCCAATTCTGAATTGCCCCGATGGTTTCGCAGGGAACGCCGTGCTCCCGGTTCCGGTTTCCGTTCCTGGTCATTAATCGCCTGGTTGATAGCCTGTTGTTTCTGATCAAGCTGTTCTGCCTGCTGGTTCAGCGAACGCATGGCATCGGCGAACTGGTTGGCTGTTTTTTTGCGGAAGTTATTTTTCAATTGATTCAGTTTCTGCTGTGCCCGGGTGCCTGAGTTCAGAGCCCGGGAAACCTGCCCCTCTTTTAATGACTGGGCACTTTGTTGAAGATGCTGGCGGGTCTGTTCCAGTTCGCGACGTGATTTCATTGAATCGGGTTGTTTGGCCTGATCCATCCGCTGGGCCACTTCATCCGCCTGACGCAACAGTTCGCGTTGTCGTTCCCGCAGGCGTTTGAGCTGTCGTTCGATCTCTTCCCGTTCAGCGTCTGTTTTGGCAAACCGCTGTTTATTGGCCAACTCCTTGAGCTGTTCATTCAGATCTTTCTGACGCTCAGCCAGTTCCCGCAGACGATTCAGAATTTGTAGAGATTCCCGATCTGGTTGAGCAGCAGCGGGCTGAGAAGCCTGATTTTCTGTTTCATAACGCTGTTTTTTATTGGTCAGCTCCAACTGCTGCAGTTGAGTCTGCGAACGGCTGCTGCCTCCCCCCTTGCTACCTCCGCCGTTTTTACTCTTGGAGACTTCATGTTCCCGGGCACGCAGTTTTAGCAGCATCTGATAGCTGGTCTGTTCTGCAGCCAGCGCCGTTGAAAGTGTCGAAACAGACTGCGCCTCCCTGGCGGAGTCCAGGCAGGTAGCGGCCTCCTGCATGCTTTGCGAGATGGAGTCAATGAGCGCTTTTGACTTTTGGGATTTGATTTTTTCGGAAAGCTTGCGCAATTCTGCTACCAGCGACTGTTGTGCTTGCGAGAGCGTCTCGAGATCTGGGGAAAACTGTTCAGAGACGGTTGACTTGATCTCGCGGCGGATAACTTTCCAGGTTGCATTAATTATCTGTTTTTGTTGTTCTGCCAGCTTCTCGGCCTGTTGTGCGTTGCCACCACTTTTTCCTGCCTGTGAGGCGCCGCCGGGAGATCGTCCTTCCCGGAATATCTCTTCAAAGTGACGGACTTCCATGAAATACATGTCACTGAGTACTTTGCGCGTACGCCCCTCTGCTTCGAGATCCTCAGCAAACAGGTAATAGGAAATAAGGGTGTCGGGCTGCACGTGCAGACGTTCCAGGGAGAGAATGTGCTCAGCTGTGAAATCGACCGCTGCTTTATCGCTTTCACGGAGCACTACAGTCTGAGGTTCCTGGCCTGGAATCGAGTAAACCAGACCTACCTGTTGCAGGCCGAAGTCGTCTACAACGGTGCCTTGAACCAGTGCCTCTTCGAGTGGGGAGACACGGGTGTCGCGAGCTGGAAATGTGATTTTGATTTCAGGTGGAAGATTGGGTATCACAGCCAAATCGATAAATGGTGGAGTGCGGTTTGAACGACCATCGCTGTCGTTCAGATGCAGGTTCCAGGTCTGGTCCTGTTCTGCCTGCATTGTCAGACGGCCCGATAATCCATTTGAATCGATCACCATGGGTAACGAATTGCCGTTATCGGTTCTAAATTCGGCTGTTTTGACAGGCTTATTGAAGTGGGCGTGGAATTGAACTTTAGAACCAACAATTGCACTCAGTGTGAGACTGTCTTCATTCCGCTGCGCTGGTTGACCTGTATAGTCTGGCGGTGTGATAGTGCTGTCGAGCTGAACCAGTTCGGGCAGGACATAGACTTTTACCTGTGAAACATCTGACTTCCAGTCTGCTGAGTGCACTTGATAGCTCAAATCCTCTGTTACAGCAGGAATTCGAACCGCAAAAATCGGGTCGTCCAGTTGTTTGGTCAGCGGAAGTTCTGTGGTGGTTCCACTGGGAGTTGTGAAATGCAGAGTTGCAGTCTCCGGGACTTTTCCCGAGAAACGTGCAGTGATCAGCAAGGGATGCCCTTTTTCCACCTCAGTAGAGCCCGGTTGAATTTCAACTTTGAATTCCTGTTGGGCCTGGTTGATGAGAGCGATGGAGGTTTTTTGAGGAGTGGGAGCGGCCTGGAGCAGAGTCCAGCAACTCAGGCAGCAGAGTAACCAGACAGTAAAGCAGGTTAAGTGTGTGATGCTCTGCAGAATCAGTCTGCGGTTGGAAATCGCCTGCCGCCAGTCATGATTTGTACCGTGTGATATGACCTGGGCCAGCAGACGCTTCTGCAGAAATGTGGGTGACTCATTCCAGTTTTGCTTTTCCAGTTCCAGTGTTGCGAGCAGACTGGTGTCTAGATCAGGATAAGTCTCTTCGATCAGTTTTGCCACTGCATGCCGACTGGCTGGTGAGTAGCGGTTGCGTGAGCGATGGACCAGCATACCGACAGCGATACAGACTGGGATTCCCAGTAAAACCGCCAATAACAAGTACTGTTCGGCAGGAGCCGAGACGGGGGGAAGCAGGAGTACCGTCAGCAGGGTCAGACCACCTGCAACCAGCCAGAGTAGCGTCAGTCGCTTAAGCTTCAGACTGATCTGCTGGCGAAAGATGACCTGATTCAGCTGTTTTAATAGATCGGGCAGGCCCATGTTTACGCCTTTCCTGTCGCAGAAGATTTGCCGGTCAACCATCTGGCCAGCACCGTTTCCAGGCCCAGTAACGCAAGAGCCACTATGATCAACCAGCGCCAAAGCTGCTGTTTCTGTTCCAGTTCTCGCAGCTGTGCCTGACGCTGAAGTTCGGCGGGAGAAGTATTCTCCTCCGTTTTTAAACCGGAGTCCGTAAAGTGGACTCCAAGTGCTTCCAGCTTCTCTCTCGCGAGAGGCTCCGTCTGGCTTTCGCTAATATCCAGATTTACTGCAAACTGCCTGGTTGGGGGCAGCTGGGTACCACTTTCAACCTGATACAGTCCGGGCAGAATCGTTTCCGTGAAATCCTGCTGATCGGAAGCAAGTTTGATCTGGGAGCGATCAGGCGTACTGATCAGACGCGTCTGTTGATCTACGGGGAGCTTGACTTTCTGGCCGATTGTGAATTGTGCCGGTGTATTCTGTGCCCGGTCATTCAGAGTCAGGATTGCATTTAACATGGGGACGAACTTTGTTGATAGCGCGAACTGGCTTTCCTGAGGAGTCCAGCCAAAGCTCATTACGAGCAGTTTTCCTTTGTTTCGTGTTATTTCCAGTATCGCGGGAGCCTGATGATCAAAGCGGGCCAGTACCCGATGGGGAATCTGTTCCGGCAGTTTGAGCCCGCGATAATTCCAGAATTTCAGTCGGGTGAAGTCTGAGAATTCCGGAGCCTGAAAAATCTGAAACAGGGAATGCTCGAAATTGATATCGGTGAGTAAGGCATAACCGTTGATTTCGGGGGAGACTGTTTCTATCAGTGCTGTAGTGTCTGTGTTATGCGTCGCCAGCTGATTCAGTGAATCAGTGGACTGATCATCGTGCAGCGTGAGAAGGACTACACCCCCCTGCTCCAGGTAACGTTGGACCTGTTCTGTTTCATCTGGTGCCAGTCGCCGACTGATCAGCATCAGATGGATTTCTGTTGCGCTGAGCAGCAGTGGTGGTGAATCAGGGCCGATTGTTTGAAAATCAATATCTCGCTGGCTGGTGCTGGGAAAGGCCCTGCGGGCAAAGTAATTCGCTGACTCAATCGAGTTTTCGGCTGGAGTCCCGTAATGCACGATTGTCAGATTGGGCCGG
The genomic region above belongs to Gimesia chilikensis and contains:
- a CDS encoding DUF4175 family protein; translated protein: MGLPDLLKQLNQVIFRQQISLKLKRLTLLWLVAGGLTLLTVLLLPPVSAPAEQYLLLAVLLGIPVCIAVGMLVHRSRNRYSPASRHAVAKLIEETYPDLDTSLLATLELEKQNWNESPTFLQKRLLAQVISHGTNHDWRQAISNRRLILQSITHLTCFTVWLLCCLSCWTLLQAAPTPQKTSIALINQAQQEFKVEIQPGSTEVEKGHPLLITARFSGKVPETATLHFTTPSGTTTELPLTKQLDDPIFAVRIPAVTEDLSYQVHSADWKSDVSQVKVYVLPELVQLDSTITPPDYTGQPAQRNEDSLTLSAIVGSKVQFHAHFNKPVKTAEFRTDNGNSLPMVIDSNGLSGRLTMQAEQDQTWNLHLNDSDGRSNRTPPFIDLAVIPNLPPEIKITFPARDTRVSPLEEALVQGTVVDDFGLQQVGLVYSIPGQEPQTVVLRESDKAAVDFTAEHILSLERLHVQPDTLISYYLFAEDLEAEGRTRKVLSDMYFMEVRHFEEIFREGRSPGGASQAGKSGGNAQQAEKLAEQQKQIINATWKVIRREIKSTVSEQFSPDLETLSQAQQSLVAELRKLSEKIKSQKSKALIDSISQSMQEAATCLDSAREAQSVSTLSTALAAEQTSYQMLLKLRAREHEVSKSKNGGGSKGGGSSRSQTQLQQLELTNKKQRYETENQASQPAAAQPDRESLQILNRLRELAERQKDLNEQLKELANKQRFAKTDAEREEIERQLKRLRERQRELLRQADEVAQRMDQAKQPDSMKSRRELEQTRQHLQQSAQSLKEGQVSRALNSGTRAQQKLNQLKNNFRKKTANQFADAMRSLNQQAEQLDQKQQAINQAINDQERKPEPGARRSLRNHRGNSELADQLQQQEDRLKEIMEQMKQVVQESEQAEPLLSRHLYDAIRKTRPFRPEEALKDAANFLKEGNGNQAREAEERASRGIETMKQGIQVASESVLGNDLESLKRARQALKSLSSEIQQEQQLASNSPQQKPPGTGSGKPGSPSPQPAGQRPNPAGSQGQGKPGESRQDQNSLAQNQPMPGKSGQIPSSAEQSKSGQPQSGQPQQGQSGQSQPGKSQSNSSGQPASQGQGQGQVQLTSAQAGKGNGSQANSPNSSQNSAAPKSLKGQRGQSQGGPGGGQGGPGSPTPGPLTGNQFREWSDRMRDVEEMVGDPELRSRVAQIRERAQSMRAEFKRHSKAPEGDLINAQILEPLAEIQTILSNEISKRGAQTSLAPIDRDPVPEKYSDLVRRYYEELGNGK
- a CDS encoding vWA domain-containing protein, translating into MSFLTPLYLVGIIAVGLPILLHLVRHQPKNVFYFSSLRFLEHKPPQTNRKNKIEHWLLLSLRALAVILLVTAFARPYFKNQDLKLASTQPQSQTILLIDTSASMQRDSLWEKALTQANEIIKDTTPNQIAVYTFDTQLTAIKPLRQSQETRSASSLERNQNLLEELTPGWKATDLGTALTELAALLQEQAVSDPTGSILRHTNIELITDFQAGSRTESLSEFSWPEELSVRLHQLEADNLDNAGLQLLSLDDESQPTIRIVNAADSQQEKFTIAYEVQPAKLEKSQQVYVPRGQSRVVRMAAWQQPVPVPRIVLSGDQQNFDNHIYLQPPVRPNLTIVHYGTPAENSIESANYFARRAFPSTSQRDIDFQTIGPDSPPLLLSATEIHLMLISRRLAPDETEQVQRYLEQGGVVLLTLHDDQSTDSLNQLATHNTDTTALIETVSPEINGYALLTDINFEHSLFQIFQAPEFSDFTRLKFWNYRGLKLPEQIPHRVLARFDHQAPAILEITRNKGKLLVMSFGWTPQESQFALSTKFVPMLNAILTLNDRAQNTPAQFTIGQKVKLPVDQQTRLISTPDRSQIKLASDQQDFTETILPGLYQVESGTQLPPTRQFAVNLDISESQTEPLAREKLEALGVHFTDSGLKTEENTSPAELQRQAQLRELEQKQQLWRWLIIVALALLGLETVLARWLTGKSSATGKA